A genome region from Myroides fluvii includes the following:
- a CDS encoding YqgE/AlgH family protein — protein MTKHEINKGDYLVALPSAYNPTDIEFNQSVILLTDHNIDGCMGFILNKPTPYLLSELVPESNGAFTVYHGGPVESDRLFCIHKCPDLIPDSIAITDQLYWGGDFNAIFNHIEMGLLTHLDVRFFMGYSGWDNGQLEMELSDQHWVKTPSLPFNLFEQATKSYWKKALQTLGKDFSIWSNAPENPNLN, from the coding sequence ATGACAAAACACGAGATTAATAAAGGAGATTATTTAGTTGCACTTCCTTCTGCATACAACCCAACAGATATAGAATTCAATCAATCAGTCATTCTGTTAACAGATCACAACATTGATGGCTGTATGGGTTTTATCTTAAATAAACCTACCCCCTATTTGTTGAGCGAATTAGTACCAGAAAGCAATGGTGCTTTCACTGTTTATCACGGAGGTCCTGTTGAATCAGATCGCTTATTTTGCATTCACAAATGCCCTGATCTCATTCCAGATAGCATTGCAATCACTGATCAACTGTATTGGGGTGGCGATTTTAATGCTATTTTCAACCACATTGAAATGGGACTGCTCACCCATCTGGACGTGCGTTTCTTCATGGGATATTCTGGCTGGGACAACGGACAATTAGAAATGGAATTATCCGATCAACATTGGGTAAAAACCCCTTCTCTTCCCTTCAATCTATTTGAACAAGCTACAAAATCGTACTGGAAAAAAGCCTTGCAAACGCTAGGTAAGGACTTTAGTATTTGGTCCAATGCCCCTGAAAATCCGAATTTGAATTAG
- a CDS encoding aminotransferase class IV: MINVNGKLVSTTALAIENNRGFLYGDAVFETVRVLDNNVLFAEDHYFRLMSSMRIMRMEIPMHFTLENFQAEIIKTVDASATKAKAFRVRFTVYREAVGKYLPQENKTIGFIATAEMLEDAVYPFQDQPYEVELYKDFYIAANLLSTVKTTNRAVNVLASIFAAENDYQNCLLVNDKKNIIEAVNGNLFVVSQNTIKTPSLDEGCIKGVMRKQIIELIGKHPDYTLEEGTISPFELQKADEIFITNVIAGIQPVTKYRKKTFTTQVAKDLLDRLNAKIRLM, translated from the coding sequence ATGATTAATGTTAACGGCAAACTTGTTTCTACTACAGCCCTAGCGATAGAAAATAACCGCGGTTTCTTATATGGAGATGCTGTTTTTGAAACAGTGAGAGTCTTAGATAATAATGTGTTATTTGCTGAAGACCACTATTTTAGGTTGATGTCTTCCATGCGAATCATGCGTATGGAAATTCCCATGCATTTTACCCTAGAAAATTTTCAGGCAGAAATTATAAAAACAGTCGACGCTAGTGCAACCAAAGCAAAAGCCTTTCGCGTGCGTTTCACTGTCTACCGTGAGGCAGTAGGCAAGTACCTCCCTCAAGAGAATAAAACAATCGGATTTATTGCAACGGCAGAAATGCTAGAAGATGCGGTTTACCCCTTCCAGGATCAACCGTATGAAGTGGAGCTGTATAAAGACTTTTATATAGCTGCTAATTTACTGTCAACGGTAAAAACTACCAATCGTGCAGTGAATGTATTAGCTAGTATTTTTGCAGCAGAAAACGACTATCAAAACTGCTTATTGGTCAATGATAAGAAAAATATCATTGAAGCGGTGAATGGCAATTTATTTGTGGTGAGTCAAAACACAATTAAAACCCCTTCATTGGACGAAGGATGTATTAAGGGCGTAATGCGTAAGCAGATCATAGAACTCATCGGAAAACACCCTGATTATACGTTAGAAGAAGGGACTATCTCTCCATTTGAATTGCAAAAAGCAGATGAGATATTTATTACGAACGTAATCGCGGGAATACAACCCGTTACAAAATACAGAAAGAAAACCTTTACTACTCAAGTCGCGAAAGATTTACTAGATCGCTTGAATGCGAAAATTCGATTGATGTAG